From the genome of Prunus persica cultivar Lovell chromosome G8, Prunus_persica_NCBIv2, whole genome shotgun sequence:
GAGTATAAGCGGTTAGTGCAAAGTGGAAACGGCACTGTACATTTTTGCAGcaattgttttagttttcattttaagCACTTTGTAGCTCATAGTGATCTGCCTCTAAACTTGAAATTACATTAAAAGTCTTCCAGAATTCCTTAAAGTTTGATTACAAATGCAATCCTCTATTAGGTGGAAGCAAAGCAGAAAATATGTGCTTTGAACTGAATGACTGTATGAGTGATGATAATTTTACTGTTCAGGTGTCTATCTAGCTTTTGTAGTTGACTTTAACCCAGATTTGTAGGATTGACGAATTACATATTTGATATTACATTGTTGCTTTCAATGGGAGTTGAAGTTCTTTTGGACCCTTATAATATTACCTGGTTCTTGATCTCATGTAGTGTAAATCGAGGGATGAGTATTGAAGATTTCAAATTCATCTATTGGATGGAATATGCACATCGAATGTGGGGAAGGGCACTGGGAATTATGTTTGCGTTGCCCTTCTCATATTTTCTCCGTAAGGGGTATATTACCGTACAGCTTGGACTGAGACTGTCTGCTCTTTTTGGTCTTGGTGCTGGGCAGGGTTTAATTGGCTGGTGGATGGTTAAAAGTGGTTTAGAGGTCAGTTATGGTTTCTTTTGTCGTGGTTTTGATTGGAATTTAATAAAAGCGATgaatttttgaaataattcTCTCTCACAGGAGCCAGCATCTGAATATTCTCAGCCAAGAGTAAGCCCTTACCGTCTTGCAGCTCATCTTACTTCAGCCTTTGCTATATACTGTGGCCTTTTATGGACAGGTCTTTCTGTTGTCATGCCTGAACCACCTTCTGAATCACTAGCTTGGGTTCGTGGAGCAGCAAAGGTGAAGCGACTTGCTCTTCCTGTAAGCTTACTTGTCGGAGTAACTGCTGTCTCAGGAGCATTCGTTGCCGGGAATGATgctgtatgtattttttgttttccttcttgCCTTTCACAATGAACTGAATGGATGGTATGTGACTTTTCCTGAGTAGGAGATTATAAATATTCTTGTGTGTGAAAATTCCAGGGGCATGCTTataatacttttccaaagaTGGGGGATACGTGGATCCCGGAGGATGTTTTTGACATGAAGCCACTAATCCGGAACTTCTTTGAGAATACATCTACTGTGCAGGTATCTTTCTGACCAaagaatatattttattttagttttttgcgACTTAATGTTGCTATATGTTAGCTCTAAGGTTGCTTTCCTGATGACAAGGGAAATATTACAAAAAAAGGGagttaaaaatttgaaagataTCTGATTTTAAGTTTCTTCCTTCACTATAAAACATCTGTTTTCTGTAGGAACAAATGAAATGTGATTATGTTAtcatctttataaaaaaaaagttattgtTTTTAAGGCCATTGAAATGCGTTTCGGCTAGCAGCAGTTTCTGTGTCTTCTTTGAGCTTACACTGTAATTTCTTGTGATGATAACCATTTTCGTTAGGCGACTTTGCTTTTGTGAAATTATAGAATTGATAAATCTTCTACTGTGTATTAGCTTGTTCTGTaatcttttcaaatttcaaacatTTAGTAGGGTTGTGATTAATTATTGTTCTTCCTGTTTGTAGCTTGATCATCGTATCCTTGCAACTGCAACTTTATTTTCAATTGGTGCTTTGTGGTGGTCAACAAGGAAGTTTGACATACATCCTGCAGTTCGGTCTTTGATTGGAAGTGCTGTAGGCATGGCTGGCCTTCAGGTATATATGGTTTCCAactttttattccttttttttctcttctccttgGAATTAATTATTTAGTTTGACCAGGTTGATTTTAATTGCTTTGCACAATTCGTTGTGTTATTGTTGCAGGTCACGCTGGGAATATCTACACTGCTGTCATATGTGCCTGTAGAGCTTGGTACAGCACATCAAGCTGGGGCTTTGACTCTCCTGACACTGATGATCCTTCTCAATCACACTTTGCGTAGGCCATCATCGTCTCTCCTTAAATCTCTACCTCAAGTTGCAAAGACAATCTAGATGACTTTGTAGTACAATTTTGGAACAACCATTTGACGTTTTAATTGGATGAAACAAAAAGATTTATTGGATTCTTGTGCTCTATGTATATATCGCTGGCAATCAAGGAGTTATTTTCTAGATGTGCAGAGATGTGCTTGTAGTTCCATTGTTATCGAGTGACCACCAGTTCTTCAGCTTACCGAGGACACCTTTGAGTGGTAAGTGGTAATTCCTGATTCTGAGATGGAGGAGCATAGTGAGCCTGAGTTTTTGGGGCAGTTTTGCATTTGggaaatattaatttgtgATAGATATAGGTTCCCGTAGAATGATTTCTGATATGAGTTCTTTTCCTACCATAACCATAAGTATTTGTGATGGTTGATACTAGTCTATATCTACATCAGAAGTCCCAGTCGCATTTGAAtcatatacccaaaaaaaacacgGTAAAAACTATGATTGGTTCGTATCAGGCCCATAAGTAAGCCCACCTCTCAAGGGATTTAATCGATATTGGCGACAATGTCGAActacgagagagagagagagagttgggcTGATTAAATCAAATGCAAATAATAAGATTTGAGATGGGTCTTTCTGCTGGTGATTAAAAAgcaaataataagaaaatgcACAATTCATGTTTTGTGCCAAGTTGTTATGATGATATCCTAGTTTTGGAATGAATCATCGTCGATTTCATGACATGCAATGCCAATGAAATTGTTAAATAAGCAATTGTGTGGGTTCAAAGCTTATCAGTAATCCCACTAACGTTTCAATAACACATAAATTGATTGATATGTGGCCCTGTGCAACGTATGGGATGACCTGACAAGACAAGACTACCAGCCCCTAATTTTGTGGTTAACCTTTCAAGCAGTGAGGCGTTGGAACCTTTCAAGTGATAATCCAACCCAACCCACTAACTAGTGCATTTCCATGAACAAGTTAATGACGAGGCCTCATTAATTCTAGCCGGCTGAGATTTTGGTTGTTGACTAATCAACTTTAAAAGTTACTTACCCATCTTCAgttttaacaaataaataattcaaagGATTTTCTCCCACGTTGTGTATTCAGCGGTGGAGGAGAGCGAGCCGCTTATATCcaattaaatttattctttttacaatttaaaattcaGCAACGATGTCAATGTTTTTTCTCCCACGTTCTTTTTTGAACTGCCATAAAgttggaaaacaaaaggaagaaaatttgaaGCAAGAGTTTTACTTTTACAAGTTACACAATGACGAATCTTTTTCATTTCCCATGCACAAACACCAAAAGCCATATCCTAGTCACCAAGTCGttcctagcattttccttgtCTTTTTGCATGATTAGTTGTGCCTTTTCGAAGACTATAATTTCAACGAACGGTGGGGGATGATTCAAGGACCTCGCAAGACTTTAAGCCCCTAATTTTGTGGTTCACCTTTCAAGCACCAAGGCTGGCCCCCTCCAAAATTCTTCCTACAGATTGTTTTTTGGTCAAGAGGCTTCCTACAGATTTAGGAAGAATATATAAGTACAAGACAAGTGTTATTGCTTGTGGCCCCCTCACAACACAGACAAGTTATTTTGGTTTCCTCCTCCCCCAAACCCCAAATATaggtataaaaaataaacaacgtAAAAAATGTTATTGCATGCTAATGTAGTGAGAAGACGTACCATTCTTCGTGTAACAATTATGGAAGCAGCTTTTAGATACTTGATATGAATCATGATTATAATCACATATGTCTTTTTACACAAGGAagatacttttaaaaaaaataaaaataaatagacaCATGGCTTTGGAGCTCTAGTATAAAGCTCACATTGTACCCACCTAATCTTTCATTAAGACTAGCTAGCTAGCACTCTCTCTATATCTCTTGAAACTCTGTGCTTGAGTgacatttctctctctccctctcccaaATGGCTGAAATGGCTAAGTGATCTTtgattatatgtatgtacttTGTAGTTCTCACCTCCACCTTCACTCGACCTCTAGCTTCTCTCAGTACtagttttctttcctttttgattTATGATATTATGGGGCTTAGTGTTTGGTTTATGATTTTTCCCTATAGGTTTGAACTTGTATTTAActaatttctttatctttctttattGAATTCAGAAATGAATAATCAATTTGATGAGCAAGCTGAATTCTGCACCTACTGTGACATTCCATTCGAAAATTATGCTCTGGTGCTTGAGCATATCAAGGACAACCATCCTTGGACTGTTAAGGCCAAAGTTGAAGATGTGGGAAGAATAGAAACTATCACGTGTAACCTTTGTTCTGATGGAAACATGAACtcaaaagaatttgaaaataacAATGGGTTAATAAATCATCAGTAAATGATTCACAGGGGATCGAAGTCAAAATTCGTTGAGTGCAAGAAACCAAAATGCCAAAGGAAGTTCAGTAACATGTCTGAATTTGAGTACCACAAGCTCAAATGTGGCAAAAACCCCAAGGCTAATTAATGTAAGGcacttttgaatttgattgtaGTTTTGTTGCTAACGTTAATTGTTGCTAActagtttgtttaattttaattgtagGGCTGGAGTTTACAGGACCTGTTATGTTAAAAAGGATTTGGGTTTCTCCACAAGTGCAAATAAAGGCGAAATCTTATTatgtttaaattatgaaagacTTATGGCTTGATGTTAATGTTGTTGGTGTTAGAAGAATTCGCGAACCTATGTATAAGtttatgtttaattttcttgcatGTGTGTCCTAGAATGATGTGTATCGATTTGTCAAGTTTGTTTGGCTTGGAATGAATTAATGcttttgatttaaataaacAGTTAATGCTTTCAATTGCAGCACTATTGtttgcccttggttaatgcaaacattaagagttgatattattaattaaatgaggataatatggtaaattcacactttttatattaaaaaaattaaaattaaaagaaaagtcagataatggatcctatttttatggaacacaactacccattatcttttttagttataaattaaaattaaaaatttcttaaaaaaaacctctcgcatgagCTGAAGCACTTGCGGAGAGACTAGTGTCCAATAAATACACAATCAATAGTCTTTGGTCAAAGTTTGTGACAACCCCACACTTGCTTTTTACCGcattgttttttaaaaggttCATCACGAGATTTGGTCAATTGCAATGAATCAAACCTTCTCTCTTGATAATTAAAATCCCACAAAAGTCATCCATGACATCTACAAGTCGATAATTCTCATTTGCGGACGAAATTGGTGATAGCAATAAAATTCACACATTTTTTCAAGGAATTCATTCCACCATATAACttgttgaaattggacaaactCCAAAAGCTATGTGGACACACTGCTTTTCCTTCATTTCCACAAACCACTCCCTCCACTTCCATGCTTCAtcctacaaaacaaaagaaattatgaatttaggCATGTTTTCACGAAAGAAACTTTCTATACAATATTATCTTTagtttatattaataaaatgtaTACAAATATTTTGGAATTAATCATACTTAATTTCAGGACATGCAATGTCAATGAAATTGTCAAATAAGTGATTGTGTGGGTCAAAACTTTTCAGTAATCCCACTAAACGTTTCAATGACCCACTAAAAGGATGGTAATAATTGTGGAACAAAACTTTGCAAGAAGCCTTTGTCTAGAAGAAAAGATATTTGTTATAGCACTGCATGGGGACCTTTGTCATATTAccttaatttttgtttgggttaaatatctttttggtcactgaattttattttacatgaaAATTTAAGTTGATAACTGAGAAAAAATTTAGCCAAATTGGTCACCGTATTTCccaaataattatataatatatcatgTTAAAATGAACTTATTAATAAAAAGCACATTACTAGATTATGttctataataataatttaacagaaattatttatcttttatatCGAGTAAAAGAAGGGAGGAGACCCCGTAATTAAATTCATGAGGAAATAAGGGTGATATAAGGTGAAAACGACATAAAGTTGACTGATATTCTGATGGTCCAAAACAAGATATGATGCATATGGTCTCGAGGATTAGTAACTTGGGTTTGGCATTGCCTTTTGAATTGGATAGCTACATGATTGCCTAGagaatcagtaacttggggatTATTTTATGTCTTGTGAGTTTTGCTACCATAGTTGGTTTGAATGGTCTGATTGTGAATTTGCTACAATGTTATGAATGTGGGGTCGAAACTTGGCTCATGTACTTTATAGTATTTTCTAATTTCCATGCCATATCGTTAAGGAGTACCATTTTGACTCACTGACTGTGGATTTCATATCAGTCAATATTAAAGGTCTAGGAATGGGCTTATGGTTCCAGCATGGGCCGAGTTCATTTGTAATCTGATCACTTGTGtgacaaaaatggaaaatttaaGGGGTAAACTATCtcaggatttttatttttaaattttctgtttttcttcttatcaCCACCTGATATGATCATGAGTGATATCTCAGCTCTAGATCTGCCCTCACACCCACCAAGACACACATATGGTATTCCTTTGTGGGCCTTGAGTTTTGGTTGATAATCTATCGTCAAATTGACAGAATGTGTAAATTGATACATAAGTATTGGATAAAAGGTCCAAACGCTAAAACAACACTGATTGACTTCACTAGCTTGGGACCGCCGGCTAAAATAAAGAGAACCAAAGCTGGAGACTTTTGGTGGCGATCAACAACAAACCATACGGTACCAAATTCGGTTCTAATAGATTCAGTTGGGAATGTGCTAAACAAGTTAAACCTTCTAGATGAGTATGGCCAAAATTCCATAAGAGAAGTTGAAGGGGTTCCTGGGGCACGTTATGTGGCTTCTTCCAATATGGATTATGTTGGTAagtacaataaataaaatcaaatgcaCGCAACAGAAGTATCTATAGCAGCTATGTCTATCATCATCTTAAATAATGATTTCTGCCTGTCAGTGGTTGTTGGAAGAATTTGGTGTCTAATGTTGTTTGTACTTTTCGAAACATTTAAGTATAATGGAAGTGTTTATGTTCAGATTTTGGGAGTTCGATGGTTTTGGTAACCTTTGCAAATGCTTGTAGTTGAGAATCAGGACATTGTTAAGAATTAGAGGGTTTACCTGTAAGAACTAATGTCATATCCCTTCTCCCTTTGTGTTCGTGGGTTAattggccttttataggcagaAGCCATGGGCTCCAAATCCCATGTTCCttatttctcttcattttttatGACAGTCGGTATCATGTTGCTTCATTGTACTTCCACTCCCCCCAAATTTAGGTTGTATGGTTAGTGGCTTGTTGGTTCCagcattattttatgattcagaaaaataaaaccttgGATTTAATGATTGAAAACTAACGAAAACACAATGAAGCCTATTAATGACACTCAAATGCTAAAACCAATTAgacacttttaaaaaaaaaaaaaaatacaaacgataatttaaattataatggGAAATAGGAGTTTCTCAAACACACTACGATGTATCATGAGGGTTAGAACCTGAGACTACTAGTCTCcaaatcaaaaccctttttCACTGGCACGTAGGCACCGATTAGAGAAGTCTTGAATGGCCTAACTGCTACCAGAGTTTCtgatgctctttttttttggtcaactagAGTTTCTGATGCTAGGACTAGACTTATCTAGATCTATCCATTAGAAGGGAGGTCAATGTTGGGGCCAATGATGTGTTAGGACATGATATGAAGTGGAGGATAGGACCAAATTTTGACCGACCAAGACGGTTTTGGGGCCAGCTACTTTTAAATCTTTCTCCTGTTTTCTTCGATACTTTGTTAGCTAGCATTTGTTCCTAGTGTTTAGCAATTTTATGAATGGTTCAAACGTTGTTTGCATGGGGGGTGAAGTTACCAATAAAACTGCCAACCTCGTACAGCTCTGATTCTTCTGTCCATGTAGGCCAAGCACACTACATTTCTAGTTATCCACTTGTGCAttctttgtaaaaaaaaaaaaaaaaaaaaaaaccctcaaATCATTCAAACATACTGATTTAGACAAAACCTCTCAACCTCAAGAACCACCTAATCTACATAAAGGGATCAAGAAACACTCATGAGAGTGTACAACTAAAGGAAGCTTGTCCTTCCATGACAACCTTTGGAAGCTGGTAAAACTTTGCAGCATTTTTCTTGGCATCAAGATTAATTCAAAGGTAATTATATTTTCCAAAACCAGCTCTTAACATGTGTTATGgttgtgtttatttatttttggtttatatTAATTGGGCATCTCTTGCCTTGATCAGCAGAATATATTTGGAAAACCATCATGTCAGAAACATTAAGTACCATATTTGAAGAATCCTCCGCCTCCTCAACCCTCGAAAACTTCCAAGAGGAAGGCGCCCAACAGCTGCATGCAGTGGCGGATTCAGGATTATGTAGCCAAGGGGGTTTAGTGTAAaagttctgaaatttttctacaaagaaaataatgctAAAAAGATAGAAAGATAGTACGTCCATTCATAAttcctcaacaaatttacagaAAGCCTTGGTCAAGCAGAACAGGTTAGCACAGCTCCAGCTCAATGACCATCAATCCAACCACTTCTGTCCTCTTTAAACTAAAGAGGCCTCAATTCTACCTGTTCAACAAGTATTCCATGGTTTGAAATAAATTGAAGTTCTGCCAAACTCAAATGTTGGTATCGATTTCCAATTGAAACTCatcagttgaaggtgttgaagATACAATCCAGCATAGACACATCCAATCCAGCCTAGTTCAAGGCagctacccaggcagaaatcgAAGTCCAACGTTTTGTTGTCTTTTTCGGAGTTGCCATTTCGCTTTTGAGTCCTGTAATAGCAATTCTGCCTAAAcagtttgtcttctttttatcTATTCTAGCCAAAACTACCAATTTTGTAccgtgaaaaattgtgaagtcctcacaagtctgaggcaagaaaagaacttacttgggagatattcctcacccaaattcacaattgcttGTTTAAGAATCAGTAACTTAGGgtgcaagttatctatttttttagaagtctgctagggttttaaattgctagcagtggcaagCTCAcgcacaaaagaaagttgacttgttgaccaccaATGGTTGTCAAGCCATTgaggaactttaccctaccatcacaaGATTAAAATCAAAACGGGTTAACATTGGGATTGTACTCTAAAGTGAAATTTTGTAACAAAGAAAACACCATCACAAGCGATATAGATTCTGCAAAAACTACACCCAGCAAGAATGACCCTAATTCGTCCCGGAGCTTCAATAAGTCTACTAATTTTTCTCGCTTCAAGTCTTTCTTTTGCTCCGATGCCACATCACCGTTGACGACAACATCTGATCATGATCATCATGATATTCATGGTGATCATAATGAGATGTTTGCCTTACGTGAGAGGGTTGCTGCTGCAGAGATTCTTGTGGAAAAGCAGCAACTGGAGATTGAGGCTCTACGTCAGGAGGCCGTGAAAACAAGAAGTATGTTGCAAGAGTTAAGGGCTCAAATGGAACAAATTGTTGAGTCTCAAGCACCAACTCTGCCACTGCCAGAGGTTGTGGCTTGTGACATTGTTGATTTATTGTCGTTTTTGTTTGGGaatattgtatttttcttatctAATCAGATTTCTTTAACTTATTTGATATATTTCTTTACCTCAGGGGTATTATTGTAATTAATCATCTGCATCAAATAACCAGAATAAAAATTGCAGATCAGCTCAAGAGTTCTACGGAAATACATCTAGATCATAGAATGAGATGGTTGGACAAATTAGGCAATAAGCTACCAGCcttcatttatttgtttgtagcATATATAATAATACACTGATCcaattacaaatttatttatttatttatagcaaTTATGATCTAGCTAAGTACCAACAATGGGGTAAAGTTCAAATCCAACATTGCAACTCCCACCTACAACACGCCCACCTCGTTTTGCATCACAACAGTTTGGCAGTTCACTTATTGCAACATCAAGACATTTCTTACAATTAACGTTAGAGAGGTCCCTTGTGCATTGAGCAATACCATATAACGTTGTGAATGTATCGAGTTGTACCTCGCCGGTAGCATAAAACTTTGGATTAGCATCGGAGGCTTCATTGGATAACCCACTTAACAATTCATGTACTTTCTCATTGAATAGTGTGGGATTATTCTCTACCGCTTGGACGTTTGTCATAGAGAACttgtttttgttatcaatTTGCCCAAAGAAATTCACGTCTGAGTACTTTAAGAGGCAATGATCATACCAAATTATGGCTCCTTTACTATAAGGGCAACGCTCAAGAAGCTCTTTGCTTGCACCAATCACACAAgtattgcagttttgtctCGAGACATCGCCGCGGCAAAGGGCCAGGCCATTCACTTGGTTTTGGGCATGGCCAGTTGAACCAAGGCCAAAGCCAGAAGGAGGAACTTTTGTGTATAAAAGATTGAACAACAAATTCAAGTTGGCACCGTATGAACTCTCAGCAGTGTAGTTTTCTGGGCTGAAACAAAAATGCTTAAGTGGGGAAGCACCAATGGCTGAAAGGTGGACAAAACAGAAGACCAAGAAACAAAGAGGGATTGATTTGAAGAATATCATGATGGATTTATGAGACTCAAAAATTGGGTTTAATTTGTTCTATCCATGAacacaatatatatacatatatgggAGGTTTCTAAAAATATCTGTCACGGCCTGTCGGAGTTGAAATTGCTGACTATTTTAAATTGGGATCTAGTCAAAAGTCTTACCCCCAGACTATGACAAGCCTGGTTATGGGGTTTTGACTTGTTGTGGAGGAAGCTTCCACAAATGATGTTGAAAGACGAATTCAAGCTGGCCACGAATAATTGAAGGATATTGCTTTTGTGGGAGTGAGAGCATATATTTCGAGGAGAAATGAACAGAAGACCAAGAAACTTTGTTCCCTCCACCATTCAGCCATTGGTGCTTCACCACTGTaccatttttgtttcatcCCAGAAAACTACACTGTGAATTCGTTGTTCAAACTTCTATACGCTAAAGTTCCTCCATGCCCAAAACCAAGTGAATGGCCTGGCCCTTTGCCGCGGCGATGTCGCGAGCAAAAATTACAATAGTTGTGTGATTGATGCACAGCAAAGAGCTTCGTGAGCGCTGCCCTTATAGTAAGGGAGCCACAATTTGGTATGATAATTGCATTTTTAAAGTACTCATACGTAAGCTTGGCAAattgataacaaaaacaagtttTCTATGACTAATGTCCAAGCGcactataaaaaataaaaaaaaaataaaaaaataaaaaaataaaaaaaaagtggcaatAGTCACTATTAATTGGTGACATTTGCTGGTTAGTCACCCCAACAAATATCACCAAATAATAATGACTGTTGCCATTTTTGTTTACCAAATAATAATGACTgttgtcatttttgttttagtgAAAGAGGGATTGATTTGGAGAACAGCATGTTTGATTTATGAGGCTCAAAATGGGTTTAAATTGTTCTATCCATGAACAcactatatatacatatatgggAAGTTTGTAAAATTTTTGGGATCTAGTCAAAAGTCTTACCCACCCAATATAaggttctcttcttcttgttgtggATGAAGTTTTCCAGAAATGATGTTGAAGAAGAATTCAAGCTTATCAAATGTCTGcaatttctcattttcaaAGCATTCTACAAGGTGGTCTTCGAAAATTGATTTATTAATTGAGtgtgattttttcttttgttggaaaTTAATGAAGTTTGTGAAGCTTTGTGTGCTAATTGGATGTCGTACATCTATTATCAGAGAATTGAATCAGCATTTGCTACTTTTTCAGTGGAAAACTAGGTCAAGTTGCATGCGCactaaagaaaatgaaatgggTATGCTCATTAGGGTTAATATGCGATTGAACTGTTCTAGATAGACTACGTACATTAtatactattttttctttcgacCTGTATGTTAGTTGTTCTAAGATGGACGTTCGTTCTTTCTTTTAAGGACGGGCGATCTCACTTATGCgccatttttattcaattttatttccATTTATTGATAGAGTTGATTATTTAAGGTATCAAATGATATTTTAgaacttcaattttttattttaagtattAATTTTTGGGCTTTAGGACCTACATTCTAAGCGATTAACCATTTCGTGAGTTAGATATGAGGTTTTTCAACACGGGCGTTTTTTAAGAAAGAGCGCACGTCATgtctagaaaaaaaaacttactagTTATGTAAAAATCAAGAACCTGACCAGAAAATGAAGattaaagaaatttttgaattgatattatttttttattgaaactatATTTAAGAATGCGAGAATTGAATATAGGTGCATGGTGCATTCTACAAAAAAGAGTTCtt
Proteins encoded in this window:
- the LOC18767128 gene encoding cytochrome c oxidase assembly protein COX15; this translates as MFRSRVVALFVKNNSKALYNLRGTTPSRVLNEESYRFFSIGATRKCLDGFRSFSKGNYVPSIRNMSTVASVGIGNKEGLKLLVNGGPRAQKMVGIWLFGSAAWVFSMVILGGITRLTRSGLSMTDWKFTGGLPPLSDEDWLLEFEKYKQSPEYKRVNRGMSIEDFKFIYWMEYAHRMWGRALGIMFALPFSYFLRKGYITVQLGLRLSALFGLGAGQGLIGWWMVKSGLEEPASEYSQPRVSPYRLAAHLTSAFAIYCGLLWTGLSVVMPEPPSESLAWVRGAAKVKRLALPVSLLVGVTAVSGAFVAGNDAGHAYNTFPKMGDTWIPEDVFDMKPLIRNFFENTSTVQLDHRILATATLFSIGALWWSTRKFDIHPAVRSLIGSAVGMAGLQVTLGISTLLSYVPVELGTAHQAGALTLLTLMILLNHTLRRPSSSLLKSLPQVAKTI
- the LOC18767071 gene encoding cysteine-rich repeat secretory protein 38, which encodes MIFFKSIPLCFLVFCFVHLSAIGASPLKHFCFSPENYTAESSYGANLNLLFNLLYTKVPPSGFGLGSTGHAQNQVNGLALCRGDVSRQNCNTCVIGASKELLERCPYSKGAIIWYDHCLLKYSDVNFFGQIDNKNKFSMTNVQAVENNPTLFNEKVHELLSGLSNEASDANPKFYATGEVQLDTFTTLYGIAQCTRDLSNVNCKKCLDVAISELPNCCDAKRGGRVVGGSCNVGFELYPIVGT